In a genomic window of Punica granatum isolate Tunisia-2019 chromosome 6, ASM765513v2, whole genome shotgun sequence:
- the LOC116210318 gene encoding MLO protein homolog 1-like has product MAPAAGDRSLKETPTWAVAVVCAVFVIISILIEHGIHSLGNWFQKRHKKAMIEALEKIKAELMLLGFISLLITVGTEPISMICMPKNFAKTMLPCGKDDGTKDSDDSKDADLSKDRKLLWYNEDVPWRRFLAPEEKTDHCSKHDQVPLISQSGVHQLHIFIFVLAVFHVLYSVLLIALAKAKMKKWEAWERETTSLEYQFNNDPSRFRLTHQTSFIRRHSGLSTTPGLRWTVAFFRQFFASVTKVDYMTMRRGFINAHFAPNSKFDFHKYIKRSMEDDFKVVLGISIPLWICCIVFLLTNFKGSYALELVSFLPLAILLLVGAKLEIIIMEMAQQIQEKTTVVKGAPIVETSNKYFWFNRPGFILFLIHFTLFQNAFQMAYFLWIWYEFGLRSCFHKRFYEILTRVCLGVAVQILCSYITFPLYALVTQMGSHMKKAIFEEQTAKALKNWHKAAKERKKLRKQEEKQNNNGEYPSSPTPSFMSGENSLSIGSSPLHLLHKYKHNSSDWPQESGLSSPRSYYSETELSEGEVGAPTAFSNNNDSVGHHDHRQNGNEIHSCDFSFAQP; this is encoded by the exons ATGGCTCCTGCTGCCGGCGACAGGTCTCTGAAGGAGACACCAACCTGGGCGGTCGCGGTCGTCTGTGCGGTCTTCGTGATCATCTCCATTTTGATCGAACATGGGATCCACTCTCTCGGGAAT TGGTTCCAGAAGCGCCACAAGAAGGCGATGATCGAGGCTctagagaaaataaaagcag AGTTGATGCTGTTGGGCTTCATATCTCTCCTTATCACGGTGGGAACGGAACCGATCTCCATGATCTGCATGCCCAAGAACTTTGCAAAAACCATGCTTCCATGCGGGAAAGATGACGGAACCAAGGATTCTGATGACTCTAAAGACGCCGACCTGAGCAAGGACCGGAAGTTGCTTTGGTACAATGAAGATGTTCCCTGGCGCCGGTTCCTTGCTCCTGAAGAGAAAACCGATCACTGCTCGAAACAT GACCAAGTGCCATTGATCTCACAGTCAGGGGTCCATCAATTGCACATCTTCATATTCGTGCTTGCAGTGTTTCACGTTCTCTACAGCGTCCTCCTGATTGCACTAGCAAAAGCAAAA ATGAAGAAATGGGAAGCATGGGAGCGGGAGACCACTTCGCTGGAGTACCAATTCAACAATG ATCCTTCAAGATTCAGACTGACTCATCAGACATCATTCATTCGTCGGCACAGTGGACTCTCTACCACTCCTGGTCTCCGATGGACA GTAGCATTCTTCAGGCAGTTCTTTGCTTCAGTGACAAAGGTCGACTACATGACAATGCGGCGCGGGTTCATCAAT GCTCACTTTGCTCCAAATAGCAAATTTGACTTCCACAAGTACATCAAAAGATCGATGGAAGACGACTTCAAGGTGGTCCTTGGTATCAG TATCCCCCTGTGGATTTGTTGTATCGTCTTTCTACTCACGAACTTCAAGG GATCATATGCACTTGAATTGGTGTCATTCCTACCACTGGCA ATTCTCCTGCTAGTTGGGGCTAAACTCGAGATCATCATAATGGAGATGGCCCAACAGATTCAGGAGAAGACCACGGTGGTTAAAGGGGCTCCAATCGTGGAGACGAGCAACAAGTACTTCTGGTTCAACCGACCTGGTTTCATCCTCTTCTTGATACACTTCACTCTGTTTCAG AATGCGTTTCAGATGGCCTACTTCTTGTGGATATGG TACGAGTTTGGCTTAAGATCGTGCTTCCACAAGAGATTTTACGAGATATTGACGAGGGTGTGCCTTGGGGTTGCCGTTCAAATATTGTGTAGCTACATCACCTTCCCGCTGTACGCACTGGTAACACAA ATGGGATCGCACATGAAGAAGGCCATCTTCGAGGAGCAGACCGCGAAGGCCCTGAAGAACTGGCATAAGGCAGCAAAGGAGAGGAAGAAACTCCGGAAACAGGAGGAGAAGCAGAACAACAACGGCGAGTACCCATCGTCACCAACACCGAGTTTCATGAGCGGGGAGAACAGCCTGAGCATCGGCTCCTCTCCTCTCCACCTCCTCCACAAGTACAAGCACAACTCAAGTGACTGGCCGCAGGAGAGTGGCCTCAGCTCCCCAAGGTCTTACTACTCTGAGACTGAGCTCTCTGAGGGAGAGGTGGGGGCACCAACTGCTTTCAGTAATAACAATGATTCTGTGGGGCATCATGATCATCGTCAAAATGGGAATGAGATTCACAGTTGTGATTTCTCTTTTGCTCAGCCTTGA
- the LOC116212472 gene encoding uncharacterized protein LOC116212472 — protein MTALQSSFVTGSIKNPQFSFSSGSALKSMEHMSCSSIIPSNSFLGKVKLTTSGRSLIIRASRDEGRPSSASVFVGGFVLGGIVMGALSCAYAPQISKALTGADRKDLMRKLPKFIYDEEKALERTRRILAEKIEQLNSAIDEVSSQLHGDDPPNGTAVNSDEIEASI, from the exons ATGACTGCTCTTCAGAGCTCTTTCGTTACTGGGTCGATCAAAAATCCCCAATTCAGCTTCTCATCTG GCTCGGCTCTGAAGTCTATGGAACACATGAGCTGTAGCAGTATTATTCCCAGTAATAGCTTTCTGGGTAAAGTTAAGCTTACAACTTCAGGAAGGTCACTGATCATTCGAGCAAG TCGGGATGAAGGAAGACCAAGTAGTGCAAGTGTTTTTGTTGGTGGCTTTGTCTTGGGAGGAATTGTCATGGGAGCATTGAGTTGTGCATACGCACCTCAG ATAAGCAAGGCGCTCACGGGAGCTGACAGAAAAGATCTAATGAGGAAACTACCGAAATTCATATACGATGAGGAGAAAGCTCTAGAG AGGACTCGTAGAATACTGGCTGAGAAGATTGAACAGCTGAACTCTGCCATAGATGAAGTCTCCTCTCAGCTTCACGGAGATGACCCTCCGAATGGAACTGCAGTTAATTCAGACGAGATCGAGGCTTCCATTTAG